A genomic stretch from Anser cygnoides isolate HZ-2024a breed goose chromosome 30, Taihu_goose_T2T_genome, whole genome shotgun sequence includes:
- the LOC136787568 gene encoding olfactory receptor 14C36-like, with product MAPSRKHSGHAEGAADSAPTSVSKGGAVPSQEAGQHLAQGGGALQGNSVLSYCAFPPWAGPHAQSQLMANSSSVSEFLLLAFADTRELQLLHFGLFLGIYLAALLGNGLILTAVACDHRLHTPMYFFLLNLALLDLGSISTTLPKAMANSLWDTRAISYQGCAAQVFFAVFLVGAEYSLLTVMAYDRYVAICKPLHYGSVLGSRTCAQMAAAAWGSGFLNAVLHTATTFSLPLCQGNAVDQFFCEIPQILKLSCSDAYLREVGALVFSVCLVFGCFVFIVVSYVQIFRAVLRMPSEQSRHKTFSTCLPHLAVVFLFISTIMFAHLKPPSISSPSLDLVVAVLYVVVPPALNPLIYSMRNQDLKAILKKMILVEIFT from the exons ATGGCCCCCAGCAGGAAGCACTCCGGTCATGCAGAAGGTGCAGCTGACAGTGCTCCCACCTCTGTGAGCAAAGGgggtgctgtccccagccaggaAGCTGGCCAGCATCTGGCGCAGGGTGGTGGAGCTCTACAAG GTAATTCTGTACTATCTTACTGCGCTTTTCCTCCTTGGGCAGGACCCCATGCCCAGAGCCAGCtaatggccaacagcagctctgtgagcgagttcctcctgctggcattcgcagacacgcgggagctgcagctcctgcacttcgggctcttcctgggcatctacctggctgccctcctgggcaacggcctcatcctcaccgccgtagcctgtgaccaccgcctccacacccccatgtacttcttcctcctcaaccttgccctcctcgacctgggatccatctccaccactctccccaaagccatggcgaattccctctgggacaccagggccatctcctatcaaggatgtgctgcacaggtcttctttgctgtcttcttggttggagcagagtattcccttctcaccgtcatggcctacgaccgctacgttgccatctgtaagcccctgcactacgggagcgTCCTGGGCAGCAGAacttgtgcccagatggcagcagctgcctggggcagtggctttctcaatgctgtcctgcacacggccactacattttccctgcccctctgccaaggcaatgctgtggaccagttcttctgtgaaatcccccagatcctcaagctctcctgctcagatgcgtacctcagggaagttggggcacttgtgtttagtgtttgtttagtctttggctgttttgtcttcattgtggtgtcctatgtgcagatcttcagggctgtgctgaggatgccctctgagcagagccggcacaaaaccttttccacgtgcctccctcacctggctgtggtcttcCTGTTTATCAGCACTATCATGTTTGCacacctgaagcccccctccatttcttccccatccctggacctggtggtggcagttttaTATGTGGTGGTacctccagcactgaaccccctcatctacagcatgaggaaccaggacctgAAAGCcatactgaagaaaatgattctaGTGGAAATATTTACTTAA
- the LOC136787569 gene encoding olfactory receptor 14J1-like — protein MANSSSVSEFLLLAFADTRELQLLHFGLFLGIYLAALLGNGLILTTVACDHRLHTPMYFFLLNLALLDLGCISTTLPKAMANALWDTRAISYQGCAAQVFFFLFFIAAEYSVLTLMSYDCYAAICKPLHYGSLVGSRACAQMAAAAWGSGFLSAVLHTATTFSLPLCQGNELDQFFCELPQILKLSCSVSFLREVGFIVFSVCLAFGCFVFIVLSYVQIFRAVLKIPSEQGRHKAFSTCLPHLAVVSLFISTGMFAYLKPPSISSPSLDLVVAVLYSVVPAAMNPLIYSMRNKELKDALRKLFGYIYSSLRIGAKS, from the coding sequence atggccaacagcagctctgtgagcgagttcctcctgctggcattcgcagacacgcgggagctgcagctcctgcacttcgggctcttcctgggcatctacctggctgccctcctgggcaacggcctcatcctcaccaccGTAGCCTgtgaccaccgcctccacacccccatgtacttcttcctcctcaacctcgccctccttgacctgggctgcatctccaccactctgcccaaagccatggccaatgccctctgggacaccagggccatctcctatcaagggtgtgccgcacaggtctttttctttctcttctttatagcAGCAGAATACTCTGTTCTTACTCTCATGTCCTACGACTGCTAcgctgccatctgcaagcccctgcactacgggagcctcgtgggcagcagagcttgtgcccagatggcagcagctgcctggggcagtggctttctcagtgctgtcctgcacacagccactacattttccctgcccctctgccaaggcaatgagcttgatcagttcttctgtgagcttcctcaaatcctcaagctctcctgctcagtgTCATTCCTCAGGGAGGTTGGGTTTATTGTATTTAGTGTCTGTTTAGCatttggttgctttgttttcattgtgctgtcctatgtgcagattttcagggctgTCCTgaagatcccctctgagcagggccggcacaaagccttttccacgtgcctccctcacctggccgtggtctccctaTTTATCAGTactggcatgtttgcctacctgaagcccccctccatctcctccccatccctggacctggttgtggcagttctgtactctgtggttcctgctgccatgaatcccctcatctacagcatgagaaacaaggagctcaaggATGCATTGAGGAAACTCTTTGGATACATTTATTCATCATTAAGAATCGGGGCAAAGTCCTAA
- the LOC136787570 gene encoding olfactory receptor 14J1-like yields the protein LHYGSLVGSRACAQMAAAAWGSGFLNAVLHTATTFSLPLCQGNAVDQFFCEIPQILKPSCSDAYLREVGALVFSVSLVFVCFVFIVLSYVQIFRAVLRIPSEQGRHKTFSTCLPHLAIVSLFVSTGMFAYLKPPSISSPSLDLVVAVLYSVVPAAMNPLIYSMRNKELRDALRKVFGYMLVHH from the coding sequence ctgcactacgggagcctcgtgggcagcagagcttgtgcccagatggcagcagctgcctggggcagtggctttctcaatgctgtcctgcacacggccactaccttttccctgcccctctgccaaggcaatgctgtggaccagttcttctgtgaaatcccccagatcctcaagccctcctgctcagatgcctacctcagggaagttggggcacttgtgtttagtgtttctttagtatttgtttgttttgttttcattgtgctgtcctatgtgcagatcttcagggcagtcCTGAGGAtaccctctgagcagggccggcacaaaaccttttccacgtgcctccctcacctggccatCGTCTCCTTGTTTGTCAGTactggcatgtttgcctacctgaagcccccctccatctcctccccatccctggacctggttgtggcagttctgtactctgtggttcctgctgccatgaatcccctcatctacagcatgagaaacaaggagctcagGGATGCATTGAGGAAAGTCTTTGGATACATGCTTGTTCATCATTAA
- the LOC136787571 gene encoding olfactory receptor 14C36-like has product MSNSSSISEFLLLAFADTRELQLLHFGLFLGIYLAALLGNGLILTAVACDHRLHTPMYFFLLNLALLDLGCISTTLPKAMANALWDTRAISYQGCAAQVFYFLFFISAELYVLTIMAYDRYVAICKPLHYGSLVGSRACAQMAAAAWGSGFLNAVLHTATTFSLPLCQGNAVDQFFCEIPQILKLSCSDVYLREVGALVFSVSLGFGCFVFIVVSYVQILRAVLRMPSEQGRHKAFSTCLPHLAVVSLFVSTAMFAYLKPPSISSPSLDLLLAVLYVVVPPAVNPLIYSMRNQELKATLKKMILVVIFT; this is encoded by the coding sequence atgtccaacagcagctccatcagtgagttcctcctgctggcatttgcagacacgcgggagctgcagctcctgcacttcgggctcttcctgggcatctacctggctgccctcctgggcaacggcctcatcctcaccgccgtcgcctgcgaccaccgcctccacacccccatgtacttcttcctcctcaatctcgccctcctcgacctgggctgcatctccaccactctgcccaaagccatggccaatgccctctgggacaccagggccatctcctatcagggATGTGCTGCTCAGGtcttttactttctcttcttcatatcagcagaactttatgttctcaccatcatggcctacgaccgctacgttgccatctgcaagcccctgcactacgggagcctcgtgggcagcagagcttgtgcccagatggcagcagctgcctggggcagtggctttctcaatgctgtcctgcacacggccactacattttccctgcccctctgccaaggcaatgctgtcgaccagttcttctgtgaaatcccccagatcctcaagctctcctgctcagatgtctacctcagggaagttggggcacttgtgtttagtgtttctttaggatttggttgttttgtcttcattgtggtgtcctatgtgcagatcctcagggccgtgctgaggatgccctctgagcagggccggcacaaagccttttccacgtgcctccctcacctggccgtggtctccctctttgtcagcactgccatgtttgcctacctgaagcccccctccatctcctcaccATCCTTGGACCTGCTACTGGCAGTTTTATATGTTGTagtacctccagcagtgaaccccctcatctacagcatgaggaaccaggagctgaaagccactctgaagaaaatgattctaGTGGTAATATTTACTTAG